Proteins encoded within one genomic window of Bradyrhizobium sp. 186:
- the cobS gene encoding cobaltochelatase subunit CobS produces the protein MTTAALSKVEEVSGLPDMKVSVRQVFGIDSDLEVPAYSEVDPHVPEVDADYRFDRATTLAILAGFARNRRVMVTGYHGTGKSTHIEQVAARLNWPCVRVNLDSHISRIDLVGKDSIVVRDGKQVTEFRDGILPWALQHNVALVFDEYDAGRPDVMFVIQRVLEVSGRLTLLDQNKVIKPHPAFRMFSTANTVGLGDTSGLYHGTQQINQGQMDRWSIVTTLNYLSHDEEVEIVLAKAKHYRTQEGRDIVNKMVRLADLTRNAFANGDLSTVMSPRTVITWAENADIFGDIGFAFRVTFLNKCDELERPLVAEFYQRCFNAELPESAVNVALS, from the coding sequence ATGACGACCGCCGCCCTGTCCAAAGTTGAGGAAGTTTCCGGTCTGCCCGACATGAAGGTGTCGGTGCGCCAGGTGTTCGGGATCGACAGCGATCTCGAAGTGCCGGCCTATTCCGAAGTCGATCCTCATGTGCCGGAAGTTGACGCCGACTACCGCTTCGACCGCGCCACCACGCTCGCCATCCTGGCCGGCTTCGCCAGGAACCGCCGCGTCATGGTGACGGGCTATCACGGCACCGGCAAATCCACCCATATCGAGCAGGTCGCTGCCCGGCTGAACTGGCCCTGCGTGCGCGTCAACCTCGACAGCCACATCAGCCGTATCGACCTCGTCGGCAAGGACTCGATCGTTGTCCGCGACGGCAAGCAGGTCACCGAATTCCGCGACGGCATCCTGCCCTGGGCGCTCCAGCACAACGTCGCGCTGGTGTTCGACGAATACGATGCCGGCCGACCTGACGTGATGTTCGTGATCCAGCGCGTGCTGGAGGTCTCCGGCCGCCTGACGCTGCTCGACCAGAACAAGGTGATCAAGCCGCACCCGGCCTTCCGCATGTTTTCGACCGCCAACACCGTCGGCCTCGGCGACACCTCGGGCCTCTACCACGGCACCCAGCAGATCAATCAGGGCCAGATGGACCGCTGGTCGATCGTCACCACGCTGAACTATCTCAGCCATGACGAGGAAGTGGAGATCGTGCTGGCGAAAGCGAAGCACTATCGCACCCAGGAAGGCCGCGACATCGTCAACAAGATGGTGCGGCTGGCCGATCTCACCCGCAACGCGTTCGCCAACGGCGACCTGTCGACGGTGATGAGCCCGCGCACGGTGATCACCTGGGCGGAAAACGCCGACATCTTCGGCGATATCGGCTTCGCCTTCCGCGTCACCTTCCTCAACAAGTGCGACGAGCTCGAGCGTCCGCTGGTCGCCGAGTTCTATCAGCGCTGCTTCAACGCGGAGCTGCCGGAATCGGCGGTCAACGTGGCGCTGTCCTGA
- the cobT gene encoding cobaltochelatase subunit CobT, protein MTTSNSKFRNTKEAPTEPFKRSVASCLKAIAKTPELDVSFAAERPGLAPGKARLPEPARKMTKRDAAIVRGHADSIALKLACHDPKLHRKLMPGNPQARGVFEAVEQARVEAIGARRMAGVAKNLTAMLDDHFHRGKFDEITDRADAPLADALAMLVRERLTGMAPPTAAKKVVDLWRPILEDKIGRRLDRLDGLVEDQTRFGDAVHDLLTALELGDERNADSDDNDDQDENRDGDNDQSGAEGSPDSDAAQEMSADQAQASSEDMSESAMESAQASTSDTFDDGELGDDETPGEATRPNSRGTNEPRGPEYHAFAPKFDEIIAAEDLCDHDELERLRAYLDKQLAHLQGIVARLANRLQRRLMAQQNRAWEFDLEEGILDPARLSRVVTDPYHPLSFMHEKEATFRDTVVTLLLDNSGSMRGRPITVAATCADILARTLERCGVKVEILGFTTRAWKGGQSREAWLAAGKPANPGRLNDLRHIIYKSADAPWRRARKNLGLMMREGLLKENIDGEALDWAHKRLLGRPEQRKILMMISDGAPVDDSTLSVNPGNYLERHLRHIIEEIETRSPVELIAIGIGHDVTRYYRRAVTIVDAEELGGAITEKLAELFSETNTAPTQPANRPRRKLHS, encoded by the coding sequence ATGACGACGTCGAACTCCAAATTCCGCAACACCAAGGAAGCCCCGACCGAGCCGTTCAAGCGCTCGGTGGCGTCCTGCCTGAAGGCGATCGCCAAGACGCCTGAGCTCGACGTCAGCTTCGCCGCCGAGCGTCCGGGCCTTGCGCCCGGCAAGGCCCGGCTGCCGGAGCCGGCGCGCAAGATGACCAAGCGCGACGCCGCGATCGTGCGCGGCCACGCCGACTCCATCGCGCTCAAGCTCGCTTGTCACGATCCGAAGCTGCATCGCAAGCTGATGCCCGGCAATCCGCAGGCGCGCGGCGTGTTCGAGGCGGTCGAGCAGGCCCGGGTTGAGGCAATCGGCGCACGCCGCATGGCCGGTGTTGCCAAGAACCTCACCGCGATGCTCGACGATCATTTCCATCGCGGCAAGTTCGACGAGATCACCGACCGCGCCGATGCGCCGCTTGCGGACGCGCTGGCGATGCTGGTGCGCGAGCGCCTGACCGGCATGGCGCCGCCGACAGCAGCGAAGAAGGTGGTCGACCTCTGGCGGCCAATCCTGGAAGACAAGATCGGCAGGCGGCTCGACCGGCTCGACGGCCTGGTCGAGGACCAGACCCGGTTCGGCGATGCCGTGCATGATCTCTTGACGGCGCTCGAGCTCGGCGACGAGCGCAATGCCGACAGCGACGACAACGACGATCAGGACGAAAACCGCGACGGCGACAACGACCAGTCCGGCGCCGAGGGCTCGCCCGATTCCGACGCAGCCCAGGAGATGAGCGCCGACCAGGCGCAGGCCTCGAGCGAGGACATGAGCGAGAGTGCGATGGAAAGCGCACAGGCCTCGACCTCCGACACCTTCGACGACGGCGAGCTCGGTGACGACGAGACGCCGGGCGAGGCGACGCGGCCGAATTCGCGCGGTACCAACGAGCCGCGCGGGCCGGAATACCATGCCTTCGCGCCGAAATTCGACGAGATCATCGCCGCCGAAGACCTCTGCGACCATGACGAGCTGGAGCGCCTGCGCGCCTATCTCGACAAGCAGCTCGCGCATCTGCAAGGCATCGTCGCGCGGCTCGCCAACCGGCTGCAGCGCCGGCTGATGGCGCAGCAGAACCGCGCCTGGGAGTTCGACCTCGAAGAAGGCATTCTGGACCCTGCGCGGCTGTCGCGCGTGGTGACCGATCCCTATCACCCGCTGTCCTTCATGCACGAGAAGGAAGCGACGTTCCGCGACACCGTGGTGACGCTGCTGCTCGACAATTCCGGCTCGATGCGGGGACGCCCCATTACGGTGGCGGCGACCTGCGCCGACATTCTCGCCCGCACGCTGGAGCGTTGCGGCGTCAAGGTCGAGATTTTGGGCTTCACCACCCGTGCCTGGAAGGGCGGCCAGTCCCGCGAGGCCTGGCTTGCCGCCGGCAAGCCGGCCAATCCCGGCCGCCTCAACGATCTCCGCCACATCATCTACAAGTCGGCGGATGCGCCGTGGCGCCGTGCGCGAAAAAATCTCGGCTTGATGATGCGCGAGGGTCTCCTGAAGGAGAACATCGACGGCGAGGCGCTGGACTGGGCGCACAAGCGCCTGCTCGGCCGGCCCGAGCAGCGCAAGATCCTGATGATGATCTCGGACGGCGCACCGGTCGACGATTCCACGCTGTCGGTCAATCCCGGCAACTATCTCGAGCGGCACCTGCGCCACATCATCGAGGAGATCGAGACGCGCTCGCCGGTGGAGCTGATCGCGATCGGCATCGGCCATGACGTCACGCGCTATTATCGCCGCGCGGTGACGATCGTGGACGCTGAAGAGCTTGGTGGCGCCATCACCGAAAAGCTCGCCGAACTCTTCAGCGAGACGAATACTGCGCCCACGCAACCGGCCAACCGCCCGCGCCGCAAACTGCATTCGTGA
- a CDS encoding esterase-like activity of phytase family protein, whose protein sequence is MSKPSSRRSFLGHAAAGFSTLALSGLARAQPATEPPPKPALVEHAVTEPVAVEVNARPIPAFEPRDRSRVRFGSLQYRSGLVLTSPYRGFGGLSGIRFLDTKGERFLAISDQGGWFTGAIRYSGREMTGLDNVEAAPLLNAEGRPITEKRLWYDSESIARDGSYVYVGLERVNQIMRYDFSKGGTRARGEVLPVPPGLRKLPYNKGLEALVFVPKGQPLAGTLIAFSERGLDADGNLIAFLIGGPTPGQFSVRRTEKFDISDAVLLPSGELLILERKFSWFTGVNIRIRAIPLKSIAPNTLVDGPELFAADLGHEIDNMEGIDAHVSAEGETVLTLISDDNFSLLQRTLLLQFTLVE, encoded by the coding sequence GTGAGCAAACCTTCATCCCGCCGCAGCTTTCTTGGCCACGCGGCGGCGGGATTTTCCACTCTCGCACTCTCCGGGTTGGCGCGGGCGCAGCCTGCGACCGAGCCGCCGCCGAAGCCGGCGCTCGTCGAGCACGCCGTCACCGAGCCTGTTGCCGTCGAGGTCAACGCACGGCCGATCCCGGCGTTCGAGCCGCGCGACCGCTCGCGCGTGCGCTTCGGCTCGCTGCAATATCGCAGCGGCCTGGTGCTGACCTCGCCCTATCGCGGCTTCGGCGGATTATCCGGCATTCGCTTTCTCGACACCAAGGGTGAGCGTTTCCTCGCGATCTCCGACCAGGGCGGCTGGTTCACCGGTGCGATCCGCTACTCCGGGCGCGAGATGACCGGGCTCGACAATGTCGAGGCCGCGCCGCTGCTCAACGCCGAAGGCCGGCCGATCACGGAGAAGCGGCTCTGGTACGATTCGGAGTCGATCGCGCGCGACGGCTCTTACGTCTATGTCGGGCTCGAACGCGTCAACCAGATCATGCGTTACGACTTCTCCAAGGGCGGCACCCGCGCCCGTGGCGAGGTGCTGCCGGTGCCGCCGGGGTTACGAAAACTGCCGTACAACAAGGGGCTCGAAGCGCTGGTGTTCGTGCCCAAGGGCCAGCCGCTCGCGGGCACCTTGATCGCTTTCTCCGAGCGCGGGCTGGATGCCGACGGCAATCTGATCGCGTTCCTGATCGGCGGTCCCACGCCCGGCCAGTTCAGCGTGCGCCGTACGGAAAAGTTCGACATCAGCGACGCTGTGCTGTTGCCCTCGGGCGAGCTTCTCATCCTCGAGCGAAAGTTCTCCTGGTTCACCGGCGTCAACATCCGCATCCGCGCCATCCCGCTCAAGTCCATCGCGCCGAACACGCTGGTCGATGGCCCCGAGCTGTTCGCGGCGGATCTCGGCCACGAGATCGACAACATGGAAGGCATCGACGCGCACGTCAGCGCGGAGGGCGAGACTGTGCTGACGTTGATCTCGGACGACAATTTCTCGCTGCTCCAGCGCACGTTGCTGTTGCAGTTCACGCTGGTGGAGTGA
- a CDS encoding NADH:flavin oxidoreductase/NADH oxidase has translation MSALFSPIKLRGLTLKNRLVVSPMCQYSADDGVANDWHFTHINNLALSGAAMFCVEATHVEAIGRITPGCLGLYSDACEAALKQVLASVRKHSTTAIAMQLAHAGRKASSARPWDGGQLIPQSQGGWQTVAPSALPHKEGEAAPLALDAAGLKRIRDAFVDSARRADRIGIDAIELHGAHGYLMHQFLSPISNRRIDEYGGSLENRMRFPLEVFDAVRAVFPHNKPVGMRVSSTDWVEGGWDLAQTIEFAKALKARGVDWIDASSGGVSPLQKIPLGSGYQVQFAEAIKREIGLPTIAVGLITEARHAEDIVASGKADMVALARGMLYDPRWGWHAAAEVGGVVDAPPQYWRSQPSTQKELFGKTTFGAR, from the coding sequence ATGAGTGCCCTGTTTTCCCCGATCAAGCTGCGCGGCCTGACGTTGAAGAACCGTCTCGTGGTGTCGCCGATGTGCCAGTATTCGGCCGATGACGGCGTCGCCAATGACTGGCACTTCACCCACATCAACAATCTCGCGCTGTCGGGCGCGGCGATGTTCTGCGTCGAGGCGACCCATGTCGAGGCGATCGGTCGGATCACGCCGGGCTGCCTCGGGCTCTACAGCGATGCCTGCGAGGCGGCGCTGAAGCAGGTGCTCGCCTCGGTGCGCAAGCATTCCACCACGGCAATCGCGATGCAGCTCGCGCATGCCGGCCGCAAAGCCTCCAGCGCGCGACCCTGGGACGGCGGTCAGCTGATCCCGCAGTCGCAGGGCGGCTGGCAGACGGTCGCGCCGTCGGCACTGCCGCACAAGGAGGGTGAAGCCGCGCCGCTGGCGCTGGATGCGGCCGGCCTTAAGCGCATCCGCGACGCCTTCGTCGACTCGGCCCGCCGCGCCGATCGCATCGGCATCGACGCGATCGAGCTGCACGGCGCACACGGGTATCTCATGCATCAGTTCCTGTCGCCGATCTCCAACCGGCGCATCGACGAATATGGCGGTTCACTGGAGAATCGCATGCGCTTCCCACTGGAGGTGTTCGACGCGGTACGCGCGGTGTTCCCGCACAACAAACCGGTCGGCATGCGGGTCTCGTCGACCGACTGGGTCGAGGGCGGCTGGGATTTGGCGCAGACCATCGAATTCGCCAAGGCGCTGAAGGCGCGCGGCGTCGACTGGATCGATGCCTCCTCCGGCGGCGTCTCGCCGCTGCAGAAGATCCCGCTCGGCTCCGGCTACCAGGTGCAGTTTGCCGAAGCCATCAAGCGCGAGATCGGCTTGCCCACCATCGCCGTCGGCCTGATCACCGAAGCGAGGCACGCCGAGGACATCGTCGCCTCCGGCAAGGCCGACATGGTCGCGCTCGCCCGCGGCATGCTCTACGACCCCCGCTGGGGCTGGCACGCTGCGGCGGAAGTTGGCGGCGTGGTCGACGCCCCGCCGCAATACTGGCGCTCGCAGCCGTCGACGCAGAAGGAGCTATTTGGGAAGACGACGTTCGGGGCAAGGTAG
- a CDS encoding PilZ domain-containing protein: MDERRNKSRHRVLKAGTIEFGGGAIDCTVRNFSDTGAALDVTIPLRIPEQFTLFIQPDGTHLPCTVVWRKEKRIGVRFG; the protein is encoded by the coding sequence ATGGACGAGCGACGCAATAAATCCAGGCATCGCGTGCTGAAGGCCGGAACGATCGAGTTCGGCGGCGGCGCGATCGACTGCACCGTCCGCAATTTCTCGGACACCGGCGCTGCGCTCGACGTCACCATCCCCCTCCGCATCCCCGAGCAATTCACCCTGTTCATCCAGCCCGACGGAACGCATCTGCCCTGCACCGTGGTCTGGCGCAAGGAAAAGCGGATTGGGGTGAGGTTTGGGTGA
- a CDS encoding FMN-binding glutamate synthase family protein — METLLLPFSPRFIVLTICAVVTALLIGIGIADRKIFDILLIPILIFGALTLLGVRDLMQKGHAVLRNYPISAHIRFLLEEIRPEMRQYFFESEKDGMPFSRDIRAVVYQRAKMQLDKRPFGTQEDVYREGYEWMHHSVSPKTHADEKFRIAIGGPDCKKPYSASVFNISAMSFGALSPNAVRALNAGAKKGGFAHDTGEGGFSPYHAEMGGDIIWEVGSGYFGCRHRDGTFDPEAFARVASADQIKMVELKISQGAKPGHGGVLPAAKVSEEISKIRGVSMGEDCISPASHRAFSTPVGMMQFIAEMRRLSGGKPTGFKLCIGHPWEFLAICKAMIETGVYPDFIVVDGNEGGTGAAPLEFMDHLGMPMREGVSFVHNALIGINARDRVKLGASGKIATAFDMARAMAIGADWCNSARGFMFSLGCIQSLSCHTDRCPTGVATQDPTRARALYVPLKIDRVHNYHHATLHSLAELIAAAGLEHPQQLRPIHFSQRNSTTEVKSFAQLYPSLRPGELLEGTEDPRFRDAWRMAQTETFQPAP; from the coding sequence ATGGAAACTCTGCTGCTTCCGTTCTCGCCGCGCTTCATCGTGCTGACGATCTGCGCGGTCGTGACCGCGCTGCTGATCGGCATCGGCATCGCGGATCGCAAGATCTTCGACATCCTGCTGATCCCGATCCTGATTTTTGGCGCGCTCACCTTGCTCGGCGTCCGCGATCTCATGCAGAAGGGCCACGCGGTCCTGCGCAACTACCCGATCTCGGCGCATATCCGCTTCCTGCTCGAAGAGATACGGCCCGAGATGCGGCAGTACTTCTTCGAGAGCGAGAAGGACGGCATGCCGTTCTCGCGCGACATCCGCGCTGTCGTCTATCAGCGCGCCAAGATGCAGCTCGACAAGCGTCCCTTCGGTACCCAGGAGGACGTCTATCGCGAGGGCTATGAATGGATGCATCACTCGGTCTCGCCGAAGACGCATGCCGACGAGAAGTTCCGCATCGCCATCGGCGGCCCCGACTGCAAGAAGCCTTATTCGGCCTCGGTGTTCAACATCTCCGCGATGAGCTTTGGCGCGCTCAGCCCGAACGCCGTGCGCGCACTGAATGCCGGCGCGAAGAAGGGCGGATTTGCGCACGATACCGGCGAGGGCGGCTTCAGCCCCTATCATGCAGAGATGGGCGGCGACATCATCTGGGAGGTCGGCTCCGGCTATTTCGGCTGCCGCCATCGCGACGGCACGTTCGATCCGGAGGCGTTCGCGCGGGTCGCCAGCGCAGACCAGATCAAGATGGTCGAGCTCAAGATCAGCCAGGGCGCCAAGCCCGGCCATGGCGGCGTGCTGCCGGCGGCGAAGGTCTCGGAAGAGATTTCCAAGATCCGCGGCGTTTCGATGGGCGAAGACTGCATCTCGCCGGCCTCGCACCGCGCCTTCTCCACCCCGGTCGGCATGATGCAATTCATCGCCGAAATGCGCAGGCTCTCCGGTGGCAAGCCGACCGGCTTCAAGCTCTGCATCGGCCACCCCTGGGAATTTTTGGCGATCTGCAAGGCAATGATCGAGACCGGCGTCTATCCGGACTTCATCGTCGTCGACGGCAATGAGGGCGGTACCGGCGCCGCGCCGCTCGAGTTCATGGATCATCTGGGCATGCCGATGCGCGAGGGCGTCAGTTTCGTCCACAATGCGCTGATCGGCATCAATGCCCGCGACCGCGTCAAGCTGGGCGCTTCCGGCAAGATCGCCACCGCCTTCGACATGGCGCGCGCGATGGCGATCGGCGCCGACTGGTGCAATTCGGCGCGCGGATTCATGTTCTCGCTCGGCTGCATCCAGTCGCTGAGCTGCCACACCGATCGCTGCCCGACCGGGGTGGCGACGCAGGATCCGACGCGGGCCCGCGCGCTCTATGTGCCGCTCAAGATCGACCGTGTGCACAACTATCATCACGCCACGCTGCACTCGCTGGCCGAGCTGATCGCCGCGGCCGGTCTCGAACATCCGCAGCAGCTGCGCCCGATCCACTTCAGCCAGCGCAACTCGACGACGGAGGTGAAGTCCTTCGCGCAGCTCTATCCGTCGCTGCGCCCGGGTGAGCTGCTCGAAGGAACCGAGGACCCGCGCTTCCGCGACGCTTGGCGGATGGCGCAGACGGAGACGTTCCAGCCGGCGCCGTAA
- a CDS encoding ferredoxin--NADP reductase: MSAFYREKVLSVQHWTDTLFSFRATRDSGFRFQNGQFAMIGLEVEGRPLLRAYSMASANHEEELEFFSIKVQDGPLTSRLQKIKEGDTILVGRKATGTLIADNLIPGKRLMLLSTGTGLAPFASLIKDPEVYDQFDTIVLVHGCRQVSELAYGEQLVANLREDELFGPLLSEKLVYYPTVTREPFRNRGRITDLISSEQIFNDIGQSPLDIETDRVMMCGSPGMLEELRVMFESRGFAEGSGNTPGHFVIEKAFVER, translated from the coding sequence ATGAGCGCGTTTTACCGAGAGAAGGTTCTTTCCGTCCAGCACTGGACCGACACCCTGTTCAGCTTTCGCGCCACCCGCGATTCCGGCTTCCGCTTCCAGAACGGTCAGTTCGCGATGATCGGGCTCGAGGTCGAAGGTCGCCCGCTGCTGCGCGCTTACAGCATGGCGAGCGCCAATCACGAGGAAGAGCTCGAGTTCTTCTCGATCAAGGTTCAGGACGGCCCGCTGACCTCGCGGCTCCAGAAGATCAAGGAAGGCGATACCATCCTGGTCGGCCGCAAGGCGACCGGCACGCTCATCGCCGACAATCTCATTCCCGGCAAGCGGCTCATGCTGCTCTCGACCGGCACCGGGCTGGCGCCGTTCGCCAGCCTGATCAAGGACCCCGAGGTCTATGACCAGTTCGATACCATCGTGCTGGTCCATGGCTGCCGCCAGGTCTCCGAGCTCGCCTATGGCGAGCAACTCGTCGCGAATTTGCGCGAGGATGAGCTGTTCGGGCCGCTGCTGTCGGAGAAGCTCGTTTATTACCCGACCGTGACCCGCGAGCCGTTCCGCAACCGCGGCCGTATCACCGACCTGATCAGCTCCGAGCAGATCTTCAACGACATCGGTCAGTCCCCGCTCGACATCGAAACCGACCGCGTCATGATGTGCGGCAGCCCGGGGATGCTGGAAGAGCTGCGCGTCATGTTCGAGAGCCGCGGCTTCGCCGAAGGCTCGGGCAATACCCCCGGCCATTTCGTGATCGAGAAGGCGTTCGTCGAGCGCTGA
- a CDS encoding RimK-like protein, which yields MATGERIFVQAIQHYCSRHGIAVDLRSGGWLVAMRRGATRHFAFGYDIGLNSAIAHRLANDKSATAEALALERVPCIPHHLFLNPSMGVHVAGAGWHEAMLDLLAQNPQGVVVKPNEGTSGRSVFKVTRRDELDRAVGEVFSSSLGLVIAPYVEIEEEVRVILLDGKPMMVYRKERPTVVGDGVHTLHELAATAGHGRQVREFDAHEANAIVPKGERRILNWRHNLDAGARPVLVEDDETREACAKLATDAASAIGIVFTSIDVVRVDGTWRVLEINSGVMMEALGKLYPELVQATYDAALDRVFGEKR from the coding sequence ATGGCAACCGGTGAGCGCATCTTCGTCCAGGCGATACAGCATTATTGTTCACGCCATGGCATCGCGGTCGATCTGCGCTCCGGCGGCTGGCTGGTTGCGATGCGGCGGGGCGCGACGCGCCATTTCGCCTTCGGCTACGACATCGGCCTCAACAGCGCGATCGCGCACCGCCTGGCCAACGACAAATCGGCAACCGCCGAGGCGCTGGCGCTGGAGCGCGTACCCTGCATTCCCCATCATCTCTTCCTCAACCCGAGCATGGGCGTGCACGTCGCCGGCGCCGGCTGGCATGAAGCGATGCTGGATCTGCTCGCGCAGAATCCGCAAGGCGTCGTGGTCAAGCCCAACGAGGGAACGTCAGGGCGTTCAGTGTTCAAGGTGACGCGCCGCGACGAGCTCGATCGCGCCGTCGGCGAGGTCTTCTCATCCAGCCTCGGCCTCGTGATCGCACCCTATGTCGAGATCGAGGAGGAGGTCCGCGTGATCCTGCTCGATGGCAAACCGATGATGGTCTACCGCAAGGAGCGGCCGACGGTCGTTGGTGACGGCGTGCACACATTGCATGAACTGGCGGCCACGGCAGGACACGGCAGGCAGGTTCGCGAGTTCGACGCACACGAGGCCAACGCCATTGTCCCGAAGGGCGAGCGCCGCATCCTGAACTGGCGGCACAATCTCGACGCCGGCGCACGGCCGGTTCTCGTGGAGGACGACGAGACTCGCGAGGCTTGCGCAAAACTCGCCACCGACGCCGCGAGCGCCATCGGCATCGTCTTCACATCGATCGACGTGGTCCGTGTCGACGGCACCTGGCGGGTGCTCGAGATCAATTCGGGCGTGATGATGGAAGCGCTGGGGAAGCTGTATCCGGAGCTGGTGCAAGCGACGTACGATGCGGCGCTGGATCGGGTGTTTGGGGAGAAGCGTTGA
- a CDS encoding amino acid ABC transporter substrate-binding protein has translation MRPVMAISGGLLAACLLATGASAQTGGSEGLSPTLLAIKNAHTVRLGYRESSPPFSFLDQANRPIGYSLELCEAIVEEIGVEVDDPNLKIGYVKVTSDDRIDAVLANKIDLECGSTTANAERAKRVAFSPLMFVAGTKLMVSKASSVQSLADLKGKTIVVTKGTTNEQAIQAADKKASLGLNIVVGADHEQSFQMLADGKADAFATDDILLSGLIVRHKAQDKFRVTGDYLSYDPYGIMFRKGEPQLTAVVERTFRKLGSNHDLVPLYNKWFTARLPTGERLNVPISLQLEEAFKAMDDSASANN, from the coding sequence ATGCGCCCTGTTATGGCGATTTCGGGCGGTTTGCTGGCAGCGTGCCTGCTGGCAACCGGCGCCTCGGCACAGACCGGCGGCAGCGAGGGGCTTAGCCCGACGCTGCTCGCCATCAAGAATGCGCACACCGTGCGGCTCGGCTATCGCGAGAGCTCGCCGCCGTTCTCCTTCCTCGACCAGGCCAATCGCCCGATCGGCTACAGCCTCGAGCTCTGCGAGGCCATCGTCGAGGAGATCGGCGTCGAGGTCGACGATCCCAATCTGAAGATCGGCTACGTCAAGGTCACCTCGGACGACCGCATCGACGCCGTGCTTGCGAACAAGATCGATCTGGAATGCGGCTCGACCACGGCCAATGCCGAGCGCGCCAAGCGCGTCGCCTTCTCGCCCCTGATGTTCGTCGCCGGCACCAAGCTGATGGTGTCGAAGGCGTCGAGCGTCCAGTCGCTGGCTGATCTGAAGGGTAAGACCATCGTGGTGACGAAGGGCACCACCAACGAGCAGGCGATACAGGCGGCCGACAAGAAAGCCTCGCTGGGGCTGAACATCGTCGTCGGCGCCGATCACGAGCAGTCGTTCCAGATGCTCGCCGACGGCAAGGCCGATGCGTTTGCGACCGACGACATTCTCCTGTCGGGTCTGATCGTGCGCCACAAGGCACAGGACAAGTTCCGCGTCACCGGCGATTACCTGTCCTACGATCCCTACGGCATCATGTTCCGCAAGGGCGAGCCGCAATTGACGGCCGTGGTCGAGCGCACCTTCCGCAAGCTCGGCTCCAACCACGACCTCGTCCCGCTCTACAACAAATGGTTCACCGCGCGGCTTCCCACCGGCGAACGGCTGAACGTGCCGATCTCGCTGCAACTGGAGGAAGCCTTCAAGGCAATGGACGATTCGGCGAGCGCGAATAATTAG